A single region of the Salvia miltiorrhiza cultivar Shanhuang (shh) chromosome 8, IMPLAD_Smil_shh, whole genome shotgun sequence genome encodes:
- the LOC130999064 gene encoding uncharacterized protein LOC130999064 isoform X2, whose translation MSVACCLPLVECVSCLACIRWVWKKFLYTAGKESENWGLATASEFEPVPRLCRYILSVYEDDLRNPIWAPHGGYGMNPEWMLMKKDYVDTEGKVSPYMIYLDHDNEDIVLAIRGLNMGKESDILMLLDNKLGQTTFDGGYVHNGLLKAAQYVLEEECEVLRELVKKYPDYSLTFAGHSLGAGVVTLLTMLAVKNRDKLGYIERKRIRCFAIAPARCISLNLAVRYADVINSVVLQDDFLPRTTVALEHVYKSLLCFPCLLCITCLKDTCTVEEKMLQDPRRLYAPGRLYHIIVRKPFRCKRITPLVRTAVPVDGRFEHMVLSCNTTKDHAIIWILQESEKALDCSV comes from the exons ATGTCCGTTGCCTGCTGTTTACCCCTAGTTGAATGCGTCTCCTGTTTAGCCTGCATTCGTTGGGTGTGGAAGAAATTCCTCTACACTGCTGGCAAGGAGAGTGAGAATTGGGGGCTGGCAACGGCCAGCGAATTCGAGCCCGTCCCTCGACTTTGTAGGTACATTCTATCTGTGTATGAGGATGATCTCAGGAACCCCATCTGGGCTCCCCATGGAGGGTATGGGATGAATCCCGAATGGATGTTGATGAAGAAAGATTACGTGGACACTGAGGGGAAAGTATCGCCCTACATGATCTACCTCGATCATGATAACGAGGATATAGTTTTGGCGATTAGGGGTCTTAATATGGGGAAGGAGAGTGATATTCTGATGTTGCTTGATAACAAGCTGGGGCAGACGACGTTTGATGGTGGTTACGTGCATAACGGGCTGCTGAAGGCTGCTCAGTACGTTTTGGAGGAGGAGTGTGAGGTGTTGAGGGAGCTAGTTAAGAAGTATCCGGATTATAGTTTGACATTTGCTGGGCATTCGTTGGGAGCAGGGGTCGTGACATTGCTGACAATGTTGGCAGTCAAGAATAGGGATAAACTGGGGTATATCGAGAGGAAGAGGATTAGGTGCTTTGCTATTGCTCCTGCAAGGTGCATATCGCTCAACTTGGCCGTTAGATATGCAGACGTCATTAATTCAGTCGTGCTGCAG GATGATTTTCTACCACGGACAACGGTTGCTCTTGAACATGTCTACAAATCACTTTTATG CTTCCCGTGCTTgttgtgcataacgtgtttgaAAGATACGTGCACAGTCGAGGAGAAGATGCTGCAGGACCCGAGGAGATTGTACGCACCCGGTCGCCTCTATCACATCATTGTGAGAAAACCCTTCAG GTGTAAAAGAATCACGCCCCTCGTAAGAACAGCAGTGCCTGTGGATGGGCGGTTCGAGCACATGGTTCTCTCGTGCAACACGACAAAGGATCATGCTATCATTTGGATACTGCAGGAATCAGAAAAGGCGCTCGAC
- the LOC130999063 gene encoding zinc finger CCCH domain-containing protein 56-like, with translation MECNRGTGSHVANVVGFQSGNPGNSAKDGMCERETSVHTNLTSNCNERSFQFEVESEPPNKRAKNDLLEDSTTFDRKKTIGKVLYKTRLCFQFRAGSCPFDENCDFAHSMEELRELPHNWQEILATHKEELMELSEQSRDVFQIPAEETHRPSLRQYCKGFLSRVGCQYGENCLLIHNEHYMERKSAAICLIPGPGSGFGSNGSKLTSNASHWKSRLCNKWESTGICEYGRNCVFAHGFAELQHYGGWRVKEEDIGSSAFGANQVAVPAKASVGAVGAPASLVPYSYRIGAPSRRLPAEIPIRRWKGPDKISKIYGDWIDDLE, from the exons ATGGAATGTAATCGGGGGACTGGATCCCATGTGGCAAATGTAGTAGGTTTCCAATCTGGAAACCCAGGGAACAGTGCCAAGGATGGTATGTGTGAAAGAGAAACATCTGTTCACACTAATTTAACATCAAATTGTAATGAACGATCATTCCAATTTGAAGTGGAAAGTGAGCCACCAAATAAAAGAGCAAAGAATGACCTCTTGGAGGATTCGACTACCTTTGATCGCAAGAAGACCATTGGAAAGGTGCTTTACAAGACAAGACTGTGTTTCCAATTCCGGGCTGGCTCTTGTCCATTTGATGAAAATTGTGATTTTGCTCATAGTATGGAGGAACTTAGGGAATTGCCACACAATTGGCAAGAAATTCTGGCTACTCACAAGGAAGAACTGATGGAATTATCAGAACAGTCAAGGGATGTATTTCAGATACCAGCAGAAGAGACGCATAGACCTAGTCTGAGACAGTACTGCAAGGGTTTTTTGTCTAGGGTTGGTTGCCAGTATGGTGAGAACTGCCTTCTCATTCACAATGAGCATTATATGGAAAGAAAATCTGCAGCTATATGTTTGATTCCTGGCCCTGGTAGTGGATTTGGGAGCAATGGAAGTAAATTGACTTCAAATGCTTCACATTGGAAATCAAGGCTTTGTAACAAGTGGGAGTCAACTGGGATCTGTGAATATGGAAGGAACTGTGTTTTTGCTCATGGATTTGCAG AGTTGCAACATTACGGTGGATGGCGAGTGAAGGAAGAAGATATTGGTTCTTCAGCCTTTGGTGCCAATCAAGTGGCAGTACCTGCTAAAGCTTCTGTGGGTGCTGTTGGTGCGCCCGCCTCTCTTGTTCCTTACTCGTATCGTATTGGAGCTCCATCACGCCGGCTGCCTGCTGAGATACCCATCCGAAGATGGAAAGGCCCGGACAAAATTAGCAAAATTTATGGCGACTGGATTGATGACCTCGAGTAG